Part of the Procambarus clarkii isolate CNS0578487 chromosome 20, FALCON_Pclarkii_2.0, whole genome shotgun sequence genome, GATCTACAATGTCTACGATCTACCAGGTCTACGATCTACCAGGTCTACGATCTACCATGTCTACGATCTACTAGGTCTACGATCTACCAGGTCTACGATTTACCAGGTCTACGATCTACTAGGTCTACGATTTACCAGGTCTACGATCTACCAGGTCTACGATTTACCAGGTCTACGATCTACCAGGTCTACGATCTACCAGGTCTACGATCTACCAGGTCTACGATTTACCAGGTCTACGATTTACTAGGTCTACGATCTACCAGGTCTACGATTTACCAGGTCTACGATCTACCAGGTCTACGATTTACTAGGTCTACGATCTACTAGGTCTACGATTTACCAGGTCTACGATCTACCAGGTCTACAATCTACCAGGTCTACGATTTACCAGGTCTACGATCTACCAGGTCTACGATTTACCAGGTCTACGATCTACCAGGTCTACGATTTACCAGGTCTACGATCTACCAGGTCTACGATCTACCAGGTCTACGATCTACGAGCTACCAGGTCTACGATCTACCAGGTCTACGATCTACCATGGCGACAGTCCATTATGGTGGTGGTCGACCACCGCAATAGTGTATCATGTGAGCGGGCCACAGCGGGCCACAGCGGGCCACAGCGGGCGACAGCGGGCCACAGCGGGCGACAGCGGGCGACAGCGGGCCACAGCGGGCCACAACGGGCGACAGCGGGCCACAGCGGTCCACAGCGGGCCACAGCGGTCCACAGCGGTCGACAGCAGTCGACAGCGGGCCACAGCGGGCGACAGCGGTCCACAGCGGGCCACAGCGGTCGACAGCGGTCGACAGCAGTCGACAGCGGGCCACAGCAGGCCACAGCGGGTCAAAGCGGGCCACAGCGGGTGGGCCGGTTTAGGCGGGCCACGGCGGGAATAGActtgtggcgggtggtgggtggggtcGGGTGGCCGGGCTGAAAAGCCTGGTTATGGAGGAATTATCCCGCTCCGCCCCTTCTGCTGGGGACTAATTTACCAATAGCGTCATTAATACCCTTTTTAGGTGTAGTGAGAGGGAAGACGCGGCGGGCCAGGCCCCCGCCGAATACTTCGCTCGCGGTCGCGGAGCATCGCTCGCCGCCACGCGGAGGTGATACCCCAGCCGCGAAGCGGAACGATAGCGGGTGAAGCGGTTGGCGCGCGTCTCTCCCTCCCGCCATTGAGAACGCAGTGTAGCGGATATCACCTGTGCTTCCGCCCCGCTGGGCCGCGCTACCGCCCCGATATGGCGCCCaaagccccgccccgccccgccctcccctctcacccgtcCGTAAATATGCCCTAAGGCCCAAAACCGCCGCGATCAGAGGCGTGTGGGTTGAGccgcggggtgagggggggggcttgATGGATAGCCTCAGATAATAGGACAACAAGGTATGAATGGCCTCCAGTGTGTCGACCTGGCCAGGCCCGGCCCCCAGTTGGCCTTACAAATCCATATTGAACCAACATATTTATAACACCTTGTCCCGGAGGCGGGAGATAATTGTCGAGCATCGATGACTGATCACTATTTGATCCCGTTGGCCGGTTGAGCCTCTCCAAAACCGAGTACTCGATTACTGAACACCTTCCGTCATCCGgccgcgagagagagagatggatggggggggggagggtggttacCCGCGGGTAGCGCCTCTGCGGCGGCGGTTACGTAAATGATTGTTTGGTGATGCAAACAACCGGTCTGATGAGTTGTACCGCAGAGGAACCCATCCAGAGAACAACGCACATCGTGTTGGGGAAATAGGTTGTGGttatacaatgggatcgaacctgcaACCCTGGACTTCCCAGAGTACGGCCCCTCGATATCTTCTAGATACGTAACGTAGATGTTACATTGTAAATATAATGTATTTGGTGAAGTAGTGAAGTTTCACTACGCCTTGACTATCGTGTAGTTCCATTAACCTGTAATTGATTGTCAAGAGTTTACCTTTACCTGTCCTCACGTGTCCAAATTGTTCCGAGCCTACAgagggcgtggggttcactacccccccccaagcccctgCTCTAGTCTGAGTATAACCTAATCCTTCTAGAGTCAATCTGACTCTAGACTTCACTAAATTCTAGCGTCAGACTTCACTGCAGAATTGTCAGTTGTGACCTAAACTGTCAAACAtctaaacaaacaaacaataccAAAAATGGTTTCACACCATCTGTGAAATAAATTATCAACCACAATTcaaaataaacatttcattccCTTGGGCACTAGGGGACTCGAACCGTCGACACCAGCAGCGTGAAGCAGAATTAAGCACTATCAGTCTCGTGGACACTGCTCCTCCGAGGATACCTGTATCTATTCTTTTGTTTGCCAGTATGGCGTATGTTGAACCCCCACAATATGTTGATGTTGAACCCCCACAATATGTTGATGTTGAACCCCCACAATATGTTGATGTTGAACCCCCACAATATTTTGATGTTGAACCCCCACAATATGTTGATGTTGAACCCCCACAATATGTTGATGTTGAACCCCCACAATATGTTGATGTTGAACCCCCACAATATGTTGATGTTGAACCCCCACAATATGTTGATGTTGAACCCCCACAATATGTTGATGTTGAACCCCCACAATATGTTGATGTTGAACCCCCCACAGTATGTTGATGTTGAACCCCCACAGTATGCTGATGTTGAACCCCCACAGTATGCTGATGTTGAACCCCCACAGTATGCTGATGTTGAACCCCCACAATATGTTGATGTTGAACCCCCACAGTATGTTGATGTTGAACCCCCACAGTATGTTGATGTTGAACCCCCACAGTATGCTGATGTTGAACCCCCACAGTATGCTGATGTTGAACCCCCACAATATGTTGATGTTGAACCCCCACAGTATGTTGATGTTGAACCCCCACAGTATGTTGATGTTGAACCCCCACAGTATGTTGATGTTGAACCCCCACAGTATGTTGATGTTGAACCCCCACAGTATGTTGATGTTGAACCCCCACAGTATGTTGATGTTGAACCCCCACAGTATGTTGATGTTGAACCCCCACAGTATGTTGATGTTGAACCCCCACAATATGTTGATGTTGAACCCCCACAATATGTTGATGTTGAACCCCCACAATATGTTGATGTTGAACCCCCACAATATGTTGATGTTGAACCCCCACAATATGTTGATGCTTTTATCTGTTGATGTGAACCTTTTCTCTCATTCTTTCAATTCACATTGGTCAGTGGGTCTTCTTGCTTCCTTGTCAATTCTCCTTACCTTGCATTTGTTGGGGATTGAGGTCTAGTAACTATTTCTCCGACCATACCTGAAGCTTATCCCGGTTGTTCTGAGTCATTTTGTAGTTAGCGTGTGTTGGGACTCTTCGACAATTGTGCATTACCTGTcgactgtcgtagctcagtcgattaaggcagtgtctgggatgctcccggacgcaggttcgaatcctcgtcacggcccttgtggatttgttcgtgaaTCATCTGTAAACAATCACGTGACTGTCACATCATTCATGGAGGTCATTCGCATGTACAGCTGTttgtagtttagttcatttattatgcaccccatacccatcctgtgggcggtagtggaaagggttacacaggcaaataatgggctcagggactgaacctcacCATTCATCCAGCTAAGAAAgtaacaatcttgatgagctagttacaaaattcaaaacacatcgtcacatcatcaatgggttcgagatcgaccacaagtacagtttctaaattaagcaactgacatatgtggagagctagtgtcacaattgatatgtatgtcctgcacaccgccccccatccagtgggcagcggtggataggttacagtcacttagttactacctacagttagcaaactggggatatttggctaaaatttctggtagcagatcattttgaatgaaatattttcaCATCTCAGGAACATTtgctatagaattgtctctgaattcacgtatcttttcgcactccatcacatagtgacggagggtgtgcgaataattttgttgacacagtttacatttggtcaggtctacatcagcagataatgagaattcccagagatacttgtaaccgagtctaagccgagcagtagtaacatctagaagtctgctgattttattggctgatccatagatgtgtggctcctcttgtatgatagtatgatgacaGATGGATTTACTTGTGTCTATTTCACTGTGCCTCAGATCTAcatgattttgttgaagttcttggtgtactattgctctcaaactgcttattgacaatccaaaGTTATACTGAATTTTTCCTTTAAAGGagaattctttggctaactcatcagctctaccatgcattcggaggccaacatgagatggagaccacatgaaatggactgtcaccatcattaataattttgttgtatttgtgtctagcttcggacacgagcatgttacagttatgtcttaaagagttgagagcaattaaggatgataaagagtcacttacaattaatgtatcaagtttggagacttgtacacatttcagtgcaaggatcaaggcaaatagttcggtctgaagggtagaggcccaattgtatatacggactccccactcaaagtataagccatcgcccattgtcagcacaactgcacttccagctgcacccgtggtgcggtgtagggaaccatcagtgtatatgatttgagaaagagaatgctctgtggacagagcatcaatatcgcttaaggcgttgagctttgccccaagacgaagcttgggctgatctctaatttgcttcttgggtggaaagggagggattaaaattggaaagggtgtaatctcccacggtgcaggaaagtgccgttgttgtttctcttggtacaaattataaaccagatacattctgagttcagttctagttttagttatccatttggaacaatgttgaccttcaataaagaaattctggcggtcttctgtgcaagggttaggattagctaacctaagcatttttatagcaatttaacagttaatttcagtaacacgatcaacaacgctcagaatattaagttcctttctcatattaagtatctttgtggtacgagggcacccaaggattatcctcaaggcttcgttcagcaatttttcaagccctccaagctttcttccaggcatcaaaacaagcagaggtgcagcataatccactaaagatctgatgtatgcaaagtacatcattttgacaattctgacattggcaccatagcctgagtgataacctgcaacagccttgagagctcggagcctctctataTACTGATGACAGAgtttgaatacaacaggaccatacagtggcacctcaaggccaaggtatttgaatctgtttacatagtcaagctgggagccatcagacagttgcatcttgcgaacagctcctccctgcctgggtgggcgccgattgtgtatctttgttttctttGCTGCGATAactaaacctaagtcctgacatgagtctaatacagagttaagagtgttctgcgtgttagcatacccagcggtgtgtatcattatatcatcagcatacccagtggtgtgtatcattatatcatcagcatacccagtggtgtgtatcattatatcatcagcatacccagtggtgtgtatcattatatcatcagcatacccagtggtgtgtatcattatatcatcagcatacccagtggtgtgtatcattatatcatcagcatacccagtggtgtgtatcattatatcaccagcatacccagtggtgtgtatcattatatcatcagcatacccagtggtgtgtatcattatatcaccagcatacccagtggtgtgtgtcattatatcaccagcatacccagtggtgtgtatcattatatcatcagcatacccagtggtgtgtatcattatatcaccagcatacccagtggtgtgtatcattatatcatcagcatacccagtggtgtgtatcattatatcaccagcatacccagtggtgtgtatcattatatcaccagcatacccagtggtgtgtatcattatatcatcagcatacccagtggtgtgtatcattatatcatcagcatacccagtggtgtgtatcattatatcaccagcatacccagtggtgtgtatcattatatcatcagcatacccagtggtgtgtatcattatatcaccagcatacccagtggtgtgtatcattatatcaccagcatacccagtggtgtgtatcattatatcatcagcatacccagtggtgtgtatcattatatcaccagcatacccagtggtgtgtatcattatatcaccagcatacccagtggtgtgtatcattatatcatcagcatacccagtggtgtgtatcattatatcatcagcatacccagtggtgtgtatcattatatcaccagcatacccagtggtgtgtatcattatatcatcagcatacccagtggtgtgtatcattatatcaccagcatacccagtggtgtgtatcattatatcaccagcatacccagtggtgtgtatcattatatcaccagcatacccagtggtgtgtatcattatatcaccagcatacccagtggtgtgtatcattatatcaccagcatacccagtggtgtgtatcattatatcatcagcatacccagtggtgtgtatcattatatcaccagcatacccagtggtgtgtatcattatatcaccagcatacccagtggtgtgtatcattatatcaccagcatacccagtggtgtgtatcattatatcaccagcatacccagtggtgtgtatcattatatcaccagcatacccagtggtgtgtatcattatatcaccagcatacccagtggtgtgtatcattatatcaccagcatacccagtggtgtgtatcattatatcatcagcatacccagtggtgtgtatcattatatcaccagcatacccagtggtgtgtatcattatatcaccagcatacccagtggtgtgtatcattatatcaccagcatacccagtggtgtgtatcattatatcaccagcatacccagtggtgtgtatcattatatcaccagcatacccagtggtgtgtatcattatatcaccagcatacccagtggtgtgtatcattatatcaccagcatacccagtggtgtgtatcattatatcaccagcatacccagtggtgtgtatcattatatcaccagcatacccagtggtgtgtatcattatatcaccagcatacccagtggtgtgtatcattatatcaccagcatacccagtggtgtgtatcattatatcaccagcatacccagtggtgtgtatcattatatcaccagcatacccagtggtgtgtatcattatatcaccagcatacccagtggtgtgtatcattatatcaccagcatacccagtggtgtgtatcattatatcaccagcatacccagtggtgtgtatcattatatcaccagcatacccagtggtgtgtatcattatatcaccagcatacccagtggtgtgtatcattatatcaccagcatacccagtggtgtgtatcattatatcatcagcatacccagtggtgtgtatcattatatcaccagcatacccagtggtgtgtatcattatatcaccagcatacccagtggtgtgtatcattatatcaccagcatacccagtggtgtgtatcattatatcaccagcatacccagtggtgtgtatcattatatcaccagcatacccagtggtgtgtatcattatatcaccagcatacccagtggtgtgtatcattatatcaccagcatacccagtggtgtgtatcattatatcatcagcatacccagtggtgtgtatcattatatcatcagcatacccagtggtgtgtatcattatatcaccagcatacccagtggtgtgtatcattatatcatcagcatacccagtggtgtgtatcattatatcatcagcatacccagtggtgtgtatcattatatcaccagcatacccagtggtgtgtatcattatatcatcagcatacccagtggtgtgtatcattatatcaccagcatacccagtggtgtgtatcattatatcatcagcatacccagtggtgtttatcattatatcaccagcatacccagtggtgtgtatcattatatcaccagcatacccagtggtgtgtatcattatatcatcagcatacccagtggtgtgtatcattatatcatcagcatacccagtggtgtgtatcattatatcaccagcatacccagtggtgtgtatcattatatcatcagcatacccagtggtgtgtatcattatatcaccagcatacccagtggtgtgtatcattatatcaccagcatacccagtggtgtgtatcattatatcaccagcatacccagtggtgtgtatcattatatcaccagcatacccagtggtgtgtatcattatatcaccagCATAGCTTATTATGTGCACATTGGGTTTGCTCAGTACagcgtttaacagcgtgtttattaagatattaaataatgtaggactgaggacacctccctgtgggatACCTAGTtctaagtctcttgttacactcctatgtccTTGGAAAAaacacagatgacttcctgttggacaaGTAAcctctgatccaacaaagaagccgaccaccaatattcattcttgcaagttcactcaagataacatgtcggtTTGCAATATTaaaggcagacttgagatctaggaaggtggtatatgactttttagTGTGCAGggcaagaaaggtggtgatgcaatgatgcacactccttccatgcatgaagccatatatctggggggatagcatggttcttattctatggaggagacggtttagcacCATTCTCTcgcatgttttgcaaatgcagctagtaagggaaattaggCGGAACGCATTAtcctgatttggcttgggaactggaatgattatactgttggtccaagagataggaagttccccagtaacatagctcatattatacagctcaagcaggggattccctggtactgaagggagcagacgcaatatgtcataagtgataccatcctcaccgggggatgtggctttaccttggtttagggccgcgagtaattcaaactcagtaaatggcacgttgcattcatcttccttgtggagcatgaagtcaacgagcctttctcgatctccgtaaccagcatttaatctgaactgtatgtctgggggaagattattgaagctagaggtggttgcccaagcatcgactaactcgtttgttctgtgtagagggtgagggtgtgctacttggccgatcttatcgcctttaattcttgtaatatccttccatgcctgactgaggaaggggagggggggtgagagttgaggctgttaacaaaagtttcccagttatcttgcctgagctctgtcatgcgctccctcgctttctgaaagagcttgaacaTTGCTGGCGTGTGTGTTTCCCTATGTGCAAGTCCAactcttctggcagtgcgtttcaaagtacgcagtttgggggtCATTGTAATGGTGTTTATTAcatttcatatcgttccgactattggatggtgcagggggccgacctaaagggtcagcaaacatctgaatgctctgtactagaccgtcgttaaatgtctggactgtggagggatcataagtgctgtaccactctgacacataagcaacaaagtcttcacgtcgagcaggaggaacactgagccgtttgcgtttgaaagtcccaccgggcaggatggtatttcctatacatagagtagtcaatcaagggtgatgatctgacaacacatctgttacaatagatgatgtgcaccagacgtgagagacgttgaaaccaacacagaggtctagaatgcctccacaaatatgcgtgggttcaaggtcacccacaatctgcacatcttggtgactatttagtagcgacagcagttgattcccgttaccgttactgaagtgagagccaccaatgtccttgtgtctagcattgtagtcaccaagaatgatggtgggctctgcttgagcgcaggccggaagatcaatataatttaactttcctgctggagcatatagattaaatacattgagaacagagttgcccacatagatcctcactccatgatactgttgaccggcagtttgtttttctggcagaagttgatgttgtagggattgtttgatgtatagaatgcaagagttactggctCTGAGGCTGTAAGAAACCAATGAGAtcaatttcgggggtgaggatcttgcgggaattCTTCACTCCTGGAGACATtcaatatcgatgtgttcagctgttactttgtgatgtaaatcacAGAACCTTTTTTTGAtggatgcaatgttccagctatGGATGGATAACTTAGTTATTTGTGCACTAAAAGTAAGAATTATATAGATTGATATTATTAGTccacttaatatatattatctatttCACTGCGATATAAGTCTAGGAACATTTCTTAGCATATTACGAATGTCACACCTTTGCCTCCTAGTACACTAGTACACTTTGTCTATCGTTTTCATCTATAGAGTCGTTTTCAATATAGCTTAGCACAGCTTTGGCAGTTAATCTGCGTGAAAGGGCTAGAGGTACTGCGACTGCCCAGTACCTCTTTCTCCCCAAAAAAGCCC contains:
- the LOC138366771 gene encoding uncharacterized protein — its product is MAYVEPPQYVDVEPPQYVDVEPPQYVDVEPPQYFDVEPPQYVDVEPPQYVDVEPPQYVDVEPPQYVDVEPPQYVDVEPPQYVDVEPPQYVDVEPPTYADVEPPQYADVEPPQYVDVEPPQYVDVEPPQYVDVEPPQYADVEPPQYADVEPPQYVDVEPPQYVDVEPPQYVDVEPPQYVDVEPPQYVDVEPPQYVDVEPPQYVDVEPPQYVDVEPPQYVDVEPPQYVDVEPPQYVDVEPPQYVDVEPPQYVDVEPPQYVDAFIC